From Pseudomonadota bacterium, one genomic window encodes:
- a CDS encoding YafY family protein translates to MRKADRLFQVVNIIRAHQPVTATALAERLGVSIRTIYRYIDDLSVSGIPIYGEPGVGYSMQEDFELPPLTLTADERDALSVAVSMLSRSTGDAFHSAARSLLSKIDAVIPRKIPSLDDQAIRSLAEPLSSGQMSRWDQLREAIRAEHAVRIDYVSLRGVSSQRDIFPLGLFYWGGKWTLGAWCFLRGAYRDFRVDLINAIESVSTPLPPKHAINLVAYMAHQAGDRVA, encoded by the coding sequence ATGCGAAAGGCGGATCGTCTTTTCCAGGTCGTGAACATCATTCGGGCTCATCAACCCGTTACGGCTACCGCGCTCGCGGAACGGCTCGGTGTTTCGATTCGAACGATTTATCGCTATATCGACGATCTTTCAGTGAGCGGGATACCGATCTATGGGGAGCCAGGGGTTGGATATTCAATGCAAGAAGACTTTGAGCTGCCGCCTCTAACGTTGACTGCGGATGAGCGCGATGCACTGAGCGTCGCCGTCAGCATGCTCTCGCGATCGACCGGCGACGCATTCCACTCCGCCGCAAGATCGCTGCTTTCGAAAATCGACGCCGTGATACCCCGTAAGATCCCGTCGTTGGACGACCAAGCAATTCGCTCTCTGGCGGAGCCGTTGTCCAGTGGGCAAATGTCCCGTTGGGATCAATTGCGTGAGGCCATTCGAGCGGAACACGCTGTTCGTATTGACTATGTCAGCCTTCGCGGCGTGTCATCACAACGCGACATATTCCCGTTGGGTTTATTCTACTGGGGTGGGAAATGGACGCTGGGCGCATGGTGTTTCTTACGCGGAGCTTATAGAGACTTTCGTGTCGATCTCATTAACGCCATCGAATCGGTTTCAACCCCGCTTCCGCCGAAGCACGCGATCAATCTCGTGGCCTACATGGCGCATCAAGCTGGCGATAGGGTGGCGTGA